In one Spirosoma rigui genomic region, the following are encoded:
- a CDS encoding SusC/RagA family TonB-linked outer membrane protein: protein MRNIFCSTARLWLLMSLLLIGPLVFGQGTARTGKVTGQGEGSPIPGANVSVKGTTRGVTTNANGEYSIQADNGAVLVFSFIGYKAQEITVGNQTSINVTLAEDVSTLNEVVVTGYSAQSRRDITGAVATVNTKELLSIPATDVSQQLQGRVAGVTVTSDATPGGSATVRIRGFGTIGNNDPLYIIDGVPTQNLGTINPNDIETFQVLKDASASSIYGSRAANGVIIITTKKGKAGVSQITVNSYYGSQQWAQKGEVLNSEELGRYLYLADLGAGKTPSHGQYTYGANGQVTIPDYVFPSAGKEGTPGVNPSLYSLTPSNIYPITKSANTNWFDEVSQSAPIQNYQIGATGGSETGRYALTVNYFNQQGTVKYIGFDRYSIRANTEFNVKKRIRIGENLTVAYSSRKGGFNNNEEQNAVSGAYKHHPLLPVYDIAGNFAGSRGLNLGNNENPVATLYRQRDNRYNSLRVFGNAYAEVDLPAGFSARSSIGIDANGDRAKYLRRANPEYIEGNFNLELTDQNRYNYQWVWTNTLSYTKTLNTVHKFDAFVGTEAIRQYQEFFGAFRSGFFNDQLSIQSYLDLGNRSSSSNEGRIEQDYSLFSLFGKVNYAYGDKYLIQGILRQDKSSRFLSASNSALFPAVSAGWRISEESFFKNNVSFINDLKLRAGFGITGNQAIGDYNSYTTYRSDTFHNGYPIDGSTSTATIGFSPQRFGNPNAKWESTASTNLGLDLSLLASKLEINFDVWSRKTTDMLFTTPFTFTAGDADIPSYNVGSMQNRGIDLAISYRNQAGALRYSITGNVATYRNKVLKLDESENTRYFGYSSRVPGGGVTLTQAGLPISSFFGYKVLGIFQSDEEAKAWPQFGTSAYNKAGKFKFADVNGDGVITDADRTVIGNPHPDFTYGLNINLGYKAFDLTVFGSGSQGNDIFNYTRYFTDFNTFQGNRSRRALYEAWSPTNKGGTSPIPDANDQTSSLPSTYFIENGSYFRLKNVQLGYTIPKTVLSRLGLGSCQVYVQGQNLLTITKYTGLNPEISISNNSSSDRNRNLGFDGGYLPVSRSLLVGLNLAF, encoded by the coding sequence ATGAGGAACATCTTCTGTTCAACAGCACGGCTGTGGCTGCTTATGAGCCTATTGCTCATAGGACCCCTGGTGTTTGGGCAAGGTACCGCCCGAACGGGTAAAGTTACAGGCCAGGGCGAGGGCAGCCCCATTCCCGGAGCCAACGTATCGGTTAAAGGGACCACACGCGGAGTAACGACCAATGCAAACGGAGAATACAGCATCCAGGCCGACAACGGTGCGGTCCTGGTATTCTCGTTTATTGGTTATAAAGCGCAGGAAATAACCGTTGGTAATCAAACCAGCATTAACGTCACGCTGGCCGAAGATGTATCGACCCTCAATGAAGTTGTCGTGACGGGGTATAGTGCTCAGTCCCGGCGCGACATTACGGGGGCCGTTGCCACGGTGAACACGAAGGAACTGCTCTCGATTCCCGCTACCGACGTGTCGCAGCAACTGCAGGGCCGGGTAGCGGGGGTAACCGTAACATCCGATGCCACGCCGGGCGGTAGCGCTACGGTACGGATCCGGGGCTTCGGCACCATCGGTAACAACGATCCGCTCTACATCATCGACGGCGTACCAACCCAAAACCTGGGCACGATCAACCCGAACGATATTGAAACGTTCCAGGTGTTGAAAGACGCATCGGCATCGTCGATCTACGGGTCGCGGGCTGCCAACGGCGTTATCATCATCACCACCAAGAAAGGAAAAGCCGGAGTGTCGCAGATTACCGTTAACTCCTACTACGGGTCGCAACAGTGGGCGCAGAAGGGCGAAGTGTTGAACTCCGAAGAACTGGGCCGGTACCTGTATCTAGCTGATCTGGGTGCGGGAAAGACCCCCTCACATGGCCAGTATACCTACGGCGCAAACGGCCAGGTGACGATCCCTGACTACGTGTTCCCGAGCGCCGGCAAGGAGGGAACGCCGGGCGTAAATCCCAGCCTGTACTCCCTGACACCGAGCAACATTTACCCAATCACCAAATCGGCCAACACCAACTGGTTCGATGAGGTGTCCCAATCAGCACCCATCCAGAACTACCAGATTGGTGCCACGGGTGGCTCAGAAACGGGTCGTTATGCCTTGACGGTCAACTACTTCAATCAGCAGGGAACCGTTAAGTACATCGGATTTGACCGCTACTCGATTCGGGCCAACACCGAATTTAACGTTAAAAAGCGCATTCGTATCGGCGAAAATCTGACGGTGGCCTACAGCAGCCGGAAAGGGGGTTTTAACAATAACGAGGAGCAAAATGCCGTCTCGGGCGCGTACAAGCACCACCCGCTGCTACCCGTTTATGACATTGCCGGTAACTTTGCCGGTAGCCGGGGTCTCAATCTGGGTAACAACGAAAATCCGGTTGCTACGCTCTACCGCCAGCGCGACAATCGGTACAACAGCCTCCGCGTATTCGGTAACGCCTACGCTGAAGTTGATTTGCCCGCCGGTTTCTCCGCCCGTTCTTCTATTGGTATTGATGCTAACGGCGACCGCGCCAAATACCTGCGCCGGGCCAATCCCGAGTACATTGAGGGTAATTTCAACCTGGAACTGACCGACCAGAACCGGTACAACTACCAGTGGGTCTGGACCAACACGCTGAGTTACACCAAGACCCTCAACACCGTTCACAAGTTCGATGCGTTCGTGGGTACCGAAGCCATCCGGCAGTACCAGGAGTTTTTTGGAGCCTTCCGTAGTGGTTTCTTCAACGATCAGTTGTCGATTCAGAGCTACCTCGATTTGGGTAACCGTTCCTCGTCGAGCAACGAGGGGCGCATTGAACAGGATTACTCGTTGTTTTCGCTGTTCGGCAAGGTCAACTATGCGTATGGCGACAAGTACCTGATTCAGGGTATTCTGCGGCAGGATAAATCGTCACGTTTCCTCTCGGCCTCCAACAGTGCCCTGTTCCCGGCCGTGAGTGCGGGCTGGCGTATTTCGGAGGAGAGCTTCTTCAAGAACAACGTATCGTTCATCAATGACCTGAAACTGCGGGCTGGTTTCGGTATCACGGGTAACCAGGCAATCGGGGATTACAACTCCTACACGACCTACCGATCTGATACGTTCCACAACGGCTATCCGATCGATGGCAGCACCAGTACGGCAACGATTGGTTTCAGCCCCCAGCGTTTTGGTAACCCCAACGCCAAATGGGAGTCGACCGCGTCGACCAACCTGGGTCTTGACCTGTCCTTGCTGGCCAGCAAACTGGAGATCAACTTCGACGTGTGGAGCCGCAAAACGACGGATATGCTCTTCACCACACCCTTCACGTTTACCGCCGGTGACGCCGACATTCCTTCCTACAACGTGGGTAGTATGCAAAACCGCGGTATCGACCTGGCCATCAGCTACCGCAACCAGGCGGGTGCGCTTCGGTACAGCATAACCGGTAACGTAGCTACCTATCGCAACAAAGTACTGAAACTCGATGAGAGTGAGAACACCCGTTATTTCGGATACAGCTCACGCGTTCCGGGCGGTGGCGTAACGCTTACCCAGGCTGGCCTGCCCATCTCATCGTTCTTCGGGTATAAGGTACTGGGCATCTTCCAGTCCGACGAAGAGGCCAAAGCGTGGCCGCAGTTTGGTACCAGCGCCTACAACAAGGCGGGTAAGTTCAAGTTTGCCGATGTCAACGGCGACGGAGTCATTACAGATGCTGACCGGACCGTGATTGGTAACCCGCACCCTGATTTCACCTACGGCCTGAACATCAACCTGGGCTACAAAGCGTTTGACCTGACCGTATTTGGCAGTGGTTCGCAGGGGAACGACATCTTCAACTACACCCGCTATTTCACGGATTTCAATACGTTCCAGGGCAACCGGTCGCGCCGGGCGCTGTATGAAGCCTGGTCGCCAACCAATAAGGGAGGTACATCGCCTATTCCGGATGCCAACGACCAGACGAGTAGCCTGCCTTCTACTTATTTTATCGAGAATGGCTCGTACTTCCGGCTCAAGAACGTGCAGTTGGGCTATACAATTCCTAAAACGGTACTGTCCCGCCTGGGACTCGGCAGCTGCCAGGTATACGTACAGGGACAGAACCTGCTGACGATTACCAAGTATACCGGGCTGAACCCGGAGATCAGTATCTCGAACAACTCCAGCTCGGACCGCAACCGGAACCTTGGCTTCGACGGCGGCTACCTGCCTGTGTCACGCTCCCTGCTGGTTGGTCTGAACCTGGCATTCTAA
- a CDS encoding transcriptional regulator produces MIETRLQQLIDALNVSVLEFARQLGERRGEKVYHILHGRLKPRYDTLEKILAAYPQVNGDWLLRGEGLMFRQLNSPSAAITTEERLRNMEFLLFQLNERMALLQATNDQLRADVALLGHNKQYDL; encoded by the coding sequence ATGATTGAAACCCGTCTCCAGCAGTTGATTGATGCCCTTAATGTCAGTGTTCTAGAATTTGCCCGCCAGCTGGGCGAACGGCGGGGCGAAAAAGTGTACCACATCCTTCACGGTCGGCTCAAGCCCCGCTACGATACGCTCGAGAAGATTCTGGCAGCCTACCCACAGGTCAACGGCGACTGGCTGTTGCGGGGTGAGGGACTCATGTTTAGGCAACTCAATTCCCCGTCGGCAGCCATCACCACGGAAGAGCGACTGCGAAATATGGAGTTCCTTCTTTTTCAGCTCAACGAACGGATGGCTCTGTTGCAAGCCACCAACGACCAGCTTCGGGCCGACGTAGCGCTGCTTGGCCATAACAAGCAATATGATTTATAG
- a CDS encoding RagB/SusD family nutrient uptake outer membrane protein, with protein sequence MQLFHKKIAVSALALSGLLMLDACSNDFLTRPPQGQYSPNSLANGQGIEGILIGAYGMLDGQGIDGQNAWENEVQNWVFGGITSDDAYKGTDSGDQPEQSFLERYDFQPTNGHIRNKWRGLYEGVARTNNVLDNLASAKDISDTRRKQIEAEARFLRGYYHFEARKIFRYVPYIDEKIYDVADPNSTKIPNDKEIWPNIEADFQAAAAGLPETQAQPGRPTKWAALAHLGKTYMFQGFDIATGAPNAAKLQAAKAVFDQIVNSGKFTLMSNFSQNFDSDTRNNAESIFEVQYAKSASDDGAATAGMGLAHPYASPWGCCGFYQPSQNLVNAYKTDATGLPLLDTFNDSDVKNDQGVALDAPFTPYTGPLDPRLDWTVGRRGILYKDFKIHNSDFIRDQTYAGPYSPKKHVASKKNTLLGVGWQNLTANNYRLIRYAHVLLWLAEAEIEVGSLSRARELVNLVRKRAANPADFVRKALPGDTRDAYTELAEPAANYVIAEYGAASPVFATKESARKAVRFETRLEFAMEGHRFFDLVRWGIADQTLNAYLTKEGEKRTYLKAGRFTKGKNEYFPVPQQAIDNAFKNGAPTLIQNPAYK encoded by the coding sequence ATGCAACTGTTTCATAAAAAAATCGCGGTGTCGGCGCTAGCCCTTAGTGGCCTGCTGATGCTGGATGCGTGCAGCAACGACTTCCTGACCCGGCCCCCGCAGGGGCAGTATAGCCCCAATTCGCTGGCGAACGGCCAGGGTATCGAGGGCATACTGATCGGGGCCTACGGTATGCTCGACGGGCAGGGGATCGACGGTCAGAATGCTTGGGAGAATGAAGTGCAGAACTGGGTGTTTGGCGGAATCACCTCCGACGACGCCTACAAAGGCACCGACTCGGGCGACCAGCCGGAACAGTCGTTCCTGGAACGGTATGATTTCCAGCCTACCAATGGCCACATCCGCAACAAGTGGCGTGGCTTGTATGAGGGGGTAGCCCGCACCAACAACGTGCTCGATAACCTGGCTAGTGCCAAGGATATATCCGACACGCGCCGGAAGCAGATTGAGGCCGAAGCCCGGTTCCTGCGGGGGTACTACCATTTTGAAGCCCGCAAGATTTTCCGCTACGTACCCTATATCGACGAGAAAATCTACGACGTAGCTGATCCAAACTCGACTAAAATTCCGAACGACAAAGAGATCTGGCCCAATATCGAAGCCGATTTTCAGGCGGCAGCCGCTGGCCTCCCCGAGACGCAGGCCCAACCGGGTCGCCCAACGAAATGGGCTGCACTGGCACACCTGGGTAAAACGTACATGTTCCAGGGGTTTGACATCGCAACCGGTGCGCCCAACGCGGCCAAATTACAAGCCGCCAAAGCCGTATTTGACCAGATTGTCAACAGCGGTAAGTTTACCCTGATGAGCAACTTCTCGCAGAATTTTGATTCGGATACGCGAAACAATGCCGAGTCGATCTTCGAGGTGCAATATGCCAAGTCGGCTTCTGATGACGGTGCGGCAACGGCGGGTATGGGTCTGGCTCACCCTTACGCATCGCCCTGGGGATGCTGCGGCTTTTACCAGCCGTCGCAAAACTTGGTTAACGCCTATAAGACCGATGCTACGGGTCTGCCGCTGCTTGATACGTTCAACGATAGCGACGTGAAAAATGACCAGGGCGTTGCGCTGGATGCGCCGTTCACGCCGTATACCGGACCGCTGGACCCTCGTCTGGACTGGACGGTTGGTCGCCGGGGAATCCTCTACAAGGATTTCAAAATCCACAACAGCGACTTTATCCGGGATCAGACCTACGCCGGGCCATACTCGCCCAAGAAGCACGTTGCTTCCAAGAAAAATACGCTTTTGGGCGTTGGCTGGCAGAACCTGACGGCCAACAACTACCGACTGATCCGCTACGCCCACGTACTGCTGTGGCTGGCCGAAGCCGAGATAGAAGTAGGAAGCCTGAGCCGGGCCCGTGAACTGGTTAACCTGGTTCGGAAGCGGGCCGCTAATCCAGCCGACTTCGTTCGGAAGGCGCTTCCCGGCGATACCCGCGATGCGTATACGGAACTGGCTGAACCAGCGGCCAACTACGTCATTGCTGAATACGGAGCTGCTTCGCCCGTTTTTGCTACCAAAGAGTCGGCCCGGAAGGCGGTTCGGTTTGAAACCCGTCTGGAGTTTGCGATGGAAGGGCACCGCTTCTTCGATCTGGTTCGCTGGGGTATTGCCGACCAGACGCTCAATGCCTACCTAACCAAAGAGGGCGAAAAACGTACGTATCTGAAAGCCGGCCGCTTCACGAAAGGAAAGAACGAATATTTCCCGGTGCCCCAGCAGGCCATTGATAACGCCTTTAAAAACGGCGCCCCAACGCTGATTCAGAATCCGGCTTATAAGTAG
- a CDS encoding SusC/RagA family TonB-linked outer membrane protein, with the protein MKNFLEVNVAVWLCLGIAVSSLQAFGQTTPTGQPGSTTPGQPAPGQPPASAVPSPASTAADASQPGQGGNRTGKVTDRTTGTGLPGVNVSIKGTTRGVSTDADGNFRIQADNNATLVFSFIGYQPQEITAGGQTTINVTLSEDVSTLNEVVVTGYASQQKKDLTSAVAVVNPKELLSVPAANFGQQLQGRVAGVTVNQDNSPGGGTSIRIRGYGTLGNNDPLYIIDGVPTQENLNNLNQNDIESIQILKDATSASVYGSRASNGVVIITTKKGKTGEPKLSFDAYYGSQTPRKFFDVLNTQQYGDYLWQSKKNAGVVNPANGNPSQAQYGNGPTPVIPDYIVPDGAMAGDPRANPSNYSIARFTDPNFGKTVFQITPANKEGTDWQREIIKAAPIQNYNLGVTGGSNTGRYAFSLGYYDQKSLIEYNSFNKYSLRANTEFTIRKRFRIGENIQLLLSQRKGAFRNEDTEGNAIFMALRMQPIVPVYDIAGNFAGTLGSNLGNAKNPVAALYRGKDNGYRDYRVFGNTYAELDIIDGLTARTSFGLDATVARGSYAGFPEPEASEPGRTYNLSQDFQYRYSWTWTNTLTYKRVINKDHSLNAYVGVEAIKSFGELQSGYRNNYYSGDPSLRYLTTGDPQTQQNNGYAFQDFTLFSYFGQVGYSFKDKYIFQATLRQDASSRFQAASQSAVFPAVSGGWRISEEPFMRGIKIFSDLKLRAGWGQTGNQNIGDYNAYTTYTSDLYQAGYSLNGNPNGYNQGFAIQRFGNPNAKWETNTSTNFGLDVGLFNGALELNVDVWNRKTTDLLYTRARPFTGGQGDLPAENVASLQNRGIDLQLSYQGTTLGNQLRYSVSGNISTYRNKVLQLDPTSPDQPLLGFGTRLPPITRSVVGQPISLFYGYVIDGIFQTAEEAAAAPQLAGYTDAPVYINGQAVKGVGKFKYRDVNNDGRIDANDQTFIGNPHPDFTYGLNLNLGYKAFDLTLFGQGVSGNDIFNYTRYWTDFNTFQGNRSIRVLNDSWTPTNPTAQLPILDENDALSSQASTYFVEKGSYFRLKNVQLTYTLPAPLTKRIGLGTARVYVQSTNLVTITKYTGLDPEVNTRGYGSGQDSQLGVDEGRYPAPRNFIVGINLGF; encoded by the coding sequence ATGAAAAACTTCTTAGAAGTTAACGTTGCTGTCTGGCTTTGCCTGGGTATTGCTGTAAGTAGCTTACAGGCATTCGGACAGACTACACCAACCGGCCAGCCGGGCAGCACCACTCCCGGGCAACCTGCTCCTGGTCAGCCCCCGGCATCGGCGGTGCCCTCGCCAGCCAGCACAGCCGCCGATGCCTCGCAGCCGGGGCAGGGCGGCAACCGGACGGGGAAAGTAACGGACCGCACAACGGGTACCGGTTTGCCGGGGGTGAATGTCTCGATCAAGGGAACAACCCGTGGGGTATCGACGGATGCTGACGGGAACTTCCGTATCCAGGCCGACAACAACGCAACCCTGGTGTTTTCATTCATTGGCTACCAGCCGCAGGAGATTACGGCCGGTGGACAAACGACCATCAACGTAACCTTGTCCGAGGACGTATCAACGCTGAACGAGGTAGTAGTAACGGGCTATGCCTCGCAGCAGAAAAAAGATCTGACCAGCGCCGTTGCCGTTGTCAATCCCAAAGAACTGTTGTCTGTACCGGCCGCCAACTTCGGCCAGCAACTGCAGGGTCGGGTGGCGGGTGTAACGGTCAACCAGGACAACTCGCCGGGTGGCGGTACGTCGATCCGGATTCGGGGCTACGGAACCCTGGGCAACAACGACCCGCTCTACATCATCGATGGCGTCCCAACGCAGGAGAATCTGAATAACCTAAACCAGAACGACATTGAGAGTATCCAGATTTTGAAAGATGCAACGTCGGCATCGGTCTATGGGTCGCGGGCGTCCAACGGGGTTGTTATCATCACCACCAAGAAAGGAAAAACCGGGGAGCCGAAACTGTCTTTCGACGCTTACTACGGTTCCCAGACGCCCCGCAAATTCTTCGACGTACTCAATACGCAGCAGTACGGCGATTACCTCTGGCAGAGTAAAAAGAACGCGGGTGTTGTGAACCCGGCCAACGGTAATCCGTCGCAGGCGCAGTACGGTAACGGACCAACGCCGGTCATACCCGATTATATCGTGCCGGACGGTGCCATGGCCGGTGACCCGCGGGCCAACCCCAGTAACTACAGCATTGCCCGGTTTACGGACCCGAATTTCGGCAAAACGGTATTCCAGATCACGCCCGCCAATAAAGAGGGGACCGACTGGCAGCGGGAGATCATCAAAGCAGCTCCCATCCAGAATTATAATCTGGGCGTAACGGGCGGGAGCAATACGGGTCGTTACGCGTTCTCGCTGGGATATTACGACCAGAAATCGCTGATTGAGTACAACAGCTTCAACAAGTACAGCCTGCGGGCTAATACCGAGTTTACGATCAGGAAACGCTTCCGCATCGGCGAAAACATACAGCTGTTGCTGAGTCAGCGGAAGGGGGCCTTCCGGAATGAAGATACGGAAGGCAACGCCATCTTCATGGCGCTGCGCATGCAGCCTATCGTGCCCGTATACGACATCGCCGGCAACTTTGCCGGAACGCTGGGCAGCAACCTGGGCAACGCGAAAAACCCGGTAGCCGCCCTGTACCGCGGTAAAGACAATGGGTACCGCGACTACCGGGTGTTTGGCAATACCTACGCCGAGCTCGACATTATCGATGGCTTGACGGCCCGGACCAGCTTTGGTCTGGATGCTACCGTGGCGCGGGGGTCCTACGCCGGTTTTCCCGAGCCGGAAGCGTCGGAGCCGGGCCGGACCTACAACCTGTCGCAGGACTTTCAGTACCGGTACTCCTGGACGTGGACCAACACGCTGACCTACAAACGGGTGATCAACAAAGATCACAGCCTCAATGCCTACGTGGGGGTCGAAGCAATTAAGTCGTTCGGGGAGTTGCAAAGCGGTTACCGCAACAACTACTACAGTGGCGACCCGTCGCTGCGTTACCTCACGACGGGCGATCCGCAGACGCAGCAGAACAACGGGTATGCTTTCCAGGATTTTACCCTGTTCTCCTACTTTGGTCAGGTTGGTTATTCGTTCAAGGATAAGTACATCTTTCAGGCAACCCTGCGGCAGGATGCGTCGTCGCGCTTTCAGGCCGCCAGCCAGAGCGCCGTTTTCCCCGCCGTATCGGGCGGGTGGCGGATTTCGGAGGAGCCCTTCATGCGGGGTATCAAAATCTTCAGCGATCTGAAACTGCGGGCGGGCTGGGGCCAGACTGGCAACCAGAATATTGGCGATTACAACGCCTACACGACCTACACTTCGGATCTTTACCAGGCGGGCTACAGCCTGAATGGTAATCCCAATGGCTACAACCAGGGTTTCGCCATTCAGCGGTTTGGTAATCCCAACGCCAAGTGGGAGACCAATACGTCGACCAACTTCGGGCTGGATGTGGGTTTGTTCAACGGGGCGCTGGAGCTGAACGTTGATGTCTGGAATCGAAAAACGACCGACCTGCTCTACACCCGCGCCCGGCCTTTTACGGGTGGACAGGGCGATTTGCCCGCCGAGAACGTAGCATCGCTGCAAAATCGCGGGATCGACCTGCAATTGAGCTACCAGGGCACAACGCTGGGTAACCAGCTCCGCTACTCGGTGAGTGGTAACATCTCGACGTATCGCAACAAGGTACTTCAACTGGACCCAACCTCGCCCGACCAGCCACTGCTTGGCTTTGGTACCCGCCTGCCGCCCATCACGCGTTCGGTTGTGGGGCAGCCCATCTCACTGTTCTACGGCTACGTCATCGACGGTATTTTTCAGACGGCTGAGGAAGCGGCTGCGGCCCCCCAGCTGGCCGGTTATACCGATGCGCCCGTGTACATCAACGGTCAGGCGGTGAAAGGAGTCGGGAAGTTCAAGTACCGCGACGTCAACAACGACGGCCGGATCGACGCCAATGACCAGACGTTCATTGGTAATCCGCACCCGGATTTCACCTACGGCCTGAACCTTAACCTGGGTTACAAAGCGTTCGACCTGACGCTGTTCGGGCAGGGCGTATCGGGAAATGACATCTTCAACTATACCCGTTACTGGACCGACTTCAACACCTTTCAGGGGAACCGCAGCATTCGGGTACTGAACGATTCCTGGACACCCACAAACCCCACTGCTCAGTTGCCCATCCTGGATGAGAATGACGCTCTGAGTTCACAGGCATCGACCTATTTTGTGGAAAAAGGGTCGTATTTCCGGCTCAAAAACGTGCAGCTTACCTACACCCTGCCGGCTCCGCTCACAAAACGCATTGGCCTGGGAACGGCGCGGGTATACGTCCAGTCGACCAACCTCGTCACCATCACCAAATACACGGGACTCGACCCGGAGGTGAACACCCGTGGCTACGGATCAGGGCAGGACTCGCAACTTGGCGTGGATGAAGGACGGTACCCGGCTCCGCGCAATTTCATCGTTGGTATCAACCTCGGTTTCTAA
- a CDS encoding gliding motility-associated C-terminal domain-containing protein, translated as MNQLLLFLLGMTCLQSCTPKENSPQTPLPVEYESCCGVQPVDFNLGKHSIYVPNVFTPNNDGVNDYFYPFVSDGISEVQGFTIFSAEGDTVLFQRPTLVYNDLRNYAWNGYRNNGSTFSTRYRGRFKYGMRIVSKDGLLRFVEGEACSVLCEPGTKELKEKTSCFFPSQAGANDKLGLLDRSLAAGEKDCVK; from the coding sequence ATGAATCAGTTACTGCTTTTTTTACTGGGCATGACCTGCCTGCAAAGCTGCACTCCAAAGGAAAATTCCCCTCAAACACCCCTTCCTGTAGAATATGAATCCTGCTGCGGGGTGCAGCCAGTTGACTTCAACCTGGGTAAGCACTCGATATACGTGCCAAACGTATTTACACCCAATAACGACGGAGTTAATGACTATTTTTATCCGTTCGTCAGTGACGGGATTAGTGAGGTGCAGGGCTTTACAATTTTTAGTGCGGAGGGTGATACGGTATTGTTTCAGCGCCCCACCCTTGTCTACAATGACTTGAGGAATTATGCCTGGAATGGCTATCGGAATAACGGTTCAACCTTCAGCACGCGATACCGGGGGCGGTTCAAGTATGGCATGCGCATTGTCAGCAAGGACGGTCTGTTACGCTTCGTAGAAGGTGAAGCCTGTAGCGTCCTTTGCGAACCGGGAACGAAAGAACTAAAAGAAAAGACGAGTTGCTTTTTCCCCAGTCAAGCCGGAGCGAATGACAAACTGGGCCTGCTAGACCGTTCGCTTGCCGCTGGAGAAAAAGACTGCGTGAAATAA
- a CDS encoding PD-(D/E)XK nuclease-like domain-containing protein yields MLLPLSTPVYPSLISSSDEYRSLPRVSNSDLTRLKEEHLGYGMGSGPARFNLDKAKVFGRTFHQHLLEPETIGTVLQQLLPDLTPGADTMAPEQMDKLNELMKIIRQDTFCRRYLRQSERERVVLSTDPTTGIACKARLDMVYTSPKRRNALIIDVKTTSARTQAQFLESCYTYDYDRQAAFYIDSLRNADGHEWAMTRQFRFVFIGVMKQRPHRLFAVDATSIPNFIEYGRKKYRFWLRKWREEQSMGVGTTQAPAIWPMTA; encoded by the coding sequence ATGTTACTCCCCCTTTCGACCCCCGTTTATCCGTCTCTCATCAGTTCGTCCGACGAGTACCGCTCTCTACCGCGCGTCTCTAACTCGGACCTAACCCGGCTCAAGGAAGAGCACCTGGGCTACGGCATGGGCAGCGGTCCGGCACGGTTCAACCTCGACAAAGCCAAAGTATTCGGCCGGACTTTTCACCAGCACCTGCTCGAACCCGAAACGATCGGTACGGTGCTCCAGCAACTGCTGCCCGATTTGACACCCGGCGCCGACACCATGGCCCCGGAGCAGATGGACAAGCTGAACGAATTGATGAAGATAATCCGGCAGGACACGTTTTGCCGGCGTTACCTCCGGCAGTCGGAGCGGGAGCGGGTGGTGCTCTCTACCGACCCAACGACGGGTATTGCCTGCAAAGCCCGGCTGGATATGGTCTACACGAGTCCCAAACGGCGTAATGCGCTCATTATCGATGTAAAGACAACGTCGGCCCGGACGCAGGCTCAGTTTCTGGAGTCGTGCTATACGTATGATTACGACCGCCAGGCGGCATTTTACATCGACAGCCTGCGCAATGCCGACGGGCACGAGTGGGCCATGACCCGGCAGTTCCGGTTCGTCTTCATTGGCGTGATGAAACAGCGTCCGCACCGGCTGTTCGCCGTCGATGCTACGTCGATTCCGAACTTCATCGAGTATGGACGTAAAAAATATCGTTTCTGGCTGCGCAAGTGGCGCGAAGAACAGTCGATGGGCGTCGGTACGACCCAGGCACCGGCCATCTGGCCGATGACTGCCTGA
- a CDS encoding pentapeptide repeat-containing protein, with product MKTLLTSLLLVFIGVAPTLAQKTVRASEIIDRINRNESVSYRDVTVTGDLDLTSLANRKEIREGSWKGESQEFLSVVKAPISFTNCTFTGKFLAYRTDEENERRLLKISNKVYNTDFTEAVTVENCVFEKDAAFKYSTFKQQAIFTGNTFRDGALFKYAQFRSAADFSGSSFGDYADFKYTKFDESSAFGNVTFERYADFKYTKFDEGVNFSQARFASTADFKYTRFPRGTSFDNTRFDGSTDFKYTTLDGRKFAPSSR from the coding sequence ATGAAAACGCTGCTTACTTCCCTGCTTTTAGTATTCATCGGTGTAGCTCCCACACTGGCTCAGAAAACAGTACGTGCCAGCGAGATCATCGACAGAATTAACCGCAACGAATCTGTTTCCTACCGTGATGTGACCGTCACCGGTGATCTTGATCTAACCAGCCTGGCCAACCGGAAAGAAATCCGGGAGGGAAGCTGGAAGGGTGAATCGCAGGAGTTTCTGAGCGTCGTGAAAGCACCCATATCGTTCACAAACTGCACATTTACCGGTAAATTCCTTGCTTATCGAACCGATGAAGAGAATGAGCGCCGGTTGCTGAAAATAAGCAACAAAGTGTACAACACCGACTTTACCGAAGCCGTAACCGTGGAAAACTGCGTATTTGAAAAGGACGCTGCCTTTAAATACTCGACCTTTAAGCAACAGGCTATTTTTACGGGCAATACGTTCCGGGATGGTGCCCTGTTCAAGTATGCACAGTTTCGTAGCGCGGCCGACTTCAGCGGTTCGTCGTTCGGGGACTACGCCGATTTCAAGTACACCAAATTCGATGAGTCGTCGGCCTTCGGGAACGTAACGTTCGAGCGCTACGCCGACTTCAAATACACTAAATTCGATGAAGGCGTGAATTTTAGCCAGGCCCGCTTTGCTAGCACGGCCGATTTCAAATACACCCGATTTCCGCGCGGTACCAGCTTCGACAATACCCGGTTCGATGGGTCTACCGACTTCAAATACACGACCCTCGACGGGCGTAAGTTTGCCCCATCCAGCCGCTAA